One Neovison vison isolate M4711 chromosome 2, ASM_NN_V1, whole genome shotgun sequence genomic window carries:
- the LOC122898898 gene encoding ATP synthase membrane subunit K, mitochondrial — protein MAGPEADAQFHFTGIKKYFNSYTLTGRMNCVLATYGGIALMILYFKLRSKKTPAVKAT, from the coding sequence ATGGCAGGTCCAGAAGCTGATGCCCAATTCCATTTCACTGgtatcaaaaaatatttcaactcTTACACTCTCACAGGTAGAATGAATTGTGTACTGGCCACATATGGAGGCATTGCTTTGATGATCTTATACTTCAAGTTAAGGTCTAAAAAAACACCAGCTGTGAAAGCAACATAA